Proteins from a genomic interval of Rhodothermus marinus:
- a CDS encoding histidine triad nucleotide-binding protein, with protein sequence MAEKTLFQRIMDGELPGDIVYEDEQCVVLRDINPQAPVHLLIIPRKPIPSLNEVTEEDAPLIGHLFVVARQMAEREGIARTGYRTVFNTGPDAQQSVYHLHLHLLGGRKFTWPPG encoded by the coding sequence ATGGCGGAAAAGACGTTGTTTCAACGCATCATGGACGGCGAGCTGCCGGGCGACATCGTCTATGAAGACGAGCAGTGCGTGGTGCTCCGCGACATCAACCCGCAGGCGCCCGTCCATCTGCTGATTATTCCCCGTAAGCCAATTCCTTCGCTGAACGAGGTGACCGAAGAAGACGCCCCACTGATCGGGCACCTGTTCGTAGTGGCCCGCCAGATGGCCGAACGCGAGGGCATCGCCCGCACCGGCTACCGGACCGTCTTCAACACAGGTCCGGACGCGCAGCAATCCGTCTATCACCTGCACCTGCATCTGCTGGGCGGCCGCAAGTTCACCTGGCCGCCCGGCTAA
- the folE gene encoding GTP cyclohydrolase I FolE, which produces MVKNKSTGVLVRSGAHLELDSHPIDHFERVDRYPAEATEAIQQHMREILRWIGEDPDREGLRRTPERVALALQYLTQGYHQDPRAILESALFEEDYSEMILVRDIQIYSLCEHHLLPFFGKAHVAYIPNKKIVGLSKIPRVVDVFARRLQVQERLTIQIRDALEEVLQPLGVAVVIEAQHLCMMMRGVEKQHAITTTSAMSGEFLKEATRAEFMRLINGG; this is translated from the coding sequence ATGGTGAAGAATAAATCGACCGGGGTGCTTGTGCGCTCGGGCGCCCACCTGGAGCTGGACAGCCACCCGATCGATCATTTCGAGCGGGTGGATCGGTACCCGGCCGAGGCGACCGAAGCCATTCAGCAGCACATGCGCGAAATCCTTCGCTGGATCGGCGAGGACCCGGATCGCGAAGGGCTCCGGCGCACTCCGGAGCGGGTTGCGCTGGCGCTCCAGTACCTGACGCAGGGATATCACCAGGATCCACGGGCCATCCTGGAGTCGGCCCTCTTCGAGGAAGACTACAGCGAGATGATCCTGGTGCGAGATATTCAGATCTATTCGCTCTGCGAGCATCACCTCTTGCCGTTTTTCGGCAAAGCGCATGTGGCTTACATCCCGAACAAAAAGATCGTCGGACTGAGCAAGATTCCCCGTGTGGTGGACGTGTTCGCCCGGCGGCTTCAGGTGCAGGAGCGGTTGACGATTCAGATTCGGGATGCGCTGGAAGAGGTGCTTCAGCCGCTGGGCGTGGCCGTGGTGATCGAGGCGCAGCACCTGTGCATGATGATGCGCGGCGTGGAAAAGCAGCATGCGATCACCACCACCAGCGCGATGAGCGG
- a CDS encoding 6-carboxytetrahydropterin synthase, translating to MPTVYVTRRVHFNAAHRLHNPARSEAWNRETFGPCNHPNWHGHNYVLEVTVAGEPNPETGFVLNLSHLKEILETRILQKLDHKNLNLDVDFLQGVIPTTENLAVAIWRELEDALPAGRLHRIRLYETEHNYVEYYGEE from the coding sequence ATGCCCACCGTTTACGTGACCCGTCGCGTGCACTTCAACGCGGCGCATCGCCTGCACAATCCGGCCCGCTCGGAAGCGTGGAATCGGGAGACCTTCGGCCCCTGCAATCATCCGAACTGGCACGGCCACAACTACGTGCTGGAAGTCACCGTGGCCGGCGAGCCGAATCCGGAAACCGGCTTCGTGCTGAATCTTTCCCACCTGAAAGAGATTCTGGAGACGCGCATTCTGCAGAAGCTGGATCATAAGAACCTGAACTTGGACGTCGATTTCCTGCAGGGCGTGATTCCGACGACCGAAAACCTGGCCGTCGCGATCTGGCGGGAGTTGGAAGACGCGCTGCCGGCCGGACGCCTGCACCGGATCCGGCTCTACGAGACCGAACACAACTACGTGGAATACTATGGTGAAGAATAA